A single region of the Camelus dromedarius isolate mCamDro1 chromosome 21, mCamDro1.pat, whole genome shotgun sequence genome encodes:
- the SLC45A3 gene encoding solute carrier family 45 member 3, producing MVQRLWVSRLLRHRKAQLLLVNLLTFGLEVCLAAGITYVPPLLLEVGVEEKFMTMVLGIGPVLGLVSVPLLGSASDHWRGRYGRRRPFIWALSLGVLLSLFLIPRAGRLAGLLCPDTRPLELALLILGVGLLDFCGQVCFTPLEALLSDLFRDPDHCRQAFSVYAFMISLGGCLGYLLPAIDWDTSALAPYLGTQEECLFGLLTLIFLTCVAATLFVAEEAALGPAEPAEEGLLAPSAPPHCCPCRARLALRNLGALFPRLHRLCCRMPRALRRLFVAELCSWMALMTFTLFYTDFVGEGLYQGVPRAEPGTEARKHYDEGVRMGSLGLFLQCAISLLFSLVMDRLVQRFGTRAVYLASVVAFPVAAGATCLSRSVAVVTASAALTGFTFSALQILPYTLASLYHREKQVFLPKYRGDDGGGASEDNLMTSFPPGPKAGSPFPIGHMGAGGSSLLPSPPALCGASACDVPMRVVAGEPPEARVVPGRGICLDLAILDSAFLLSQVAPSLFMGSIVQLSQSVTAYMVSAAGLGLVAIYFVTQVVFDKSDLAKYSV from the exons ATGGTCCAGCGGCTGTGGGTGAGCCGCCTGCTGCGGCATCGGAAAGCCCAGCTCCTGCTGGTCAACCTGCTGACCTTTGGCCTGGAGGTGTGCCTGGCTGCAGGCATCACCTACGTGCCACCCCTGCTGTTGGAAGTAGGGGTAGAGGAGAAGTTCATGACCATGGTGCTGG GCATCGGTCCAGTGCTGGGCCTGGTCTCAGTGCCACTCCTGGGCTCAGCCAGTGACCACTGGCGTGGGCGCTACGGCCGCCGGAGACCCTTCATCTGGGCCCTGTCCCTGGGCGTCCTGCTGAGCCTCTTCCTCATCCCGAGGGCCGGCCGGCTGGCGGGGCTGTTGTGCCCAGACACCAGGCCCCTGGAGCTGGCACTGCTGATCCTGGGCGTGGGGCTGCTGGATTTCTGCGGCCAGGTGTGCTTCACTCCGCTGGAGGCCCTGCTCTCTGACCTCTTCCGGGACCCAGACCACTGTCGCCAGGCCTTCTCTGTCTACGCCTTCATGATCAGCCTTGGGGGCTGCCTGGGATACCTCCTGCCCGCCATCGACTGGGACACCAGTGCCCTGGCCCCCTACCTGGGCACCCAGGAGGAGTGCCTCTTCGGCCTGCTCACTCTCATCTTCCTCACTTGTGTGGCGGCCACGCTGTTTGTGGCAGAGGAGGCGGCGCTGGGCCCGGCCGAGCCAGCGGAGGAAGGGCTGTTGGCCCCCTCCGCACCGCCCCACTGCTGCCCGTGCCGCGCCCGCCTGGCTCTCCGGAACCTGGGCGCCCTCTTTCCCCGGCTGCACCGGCTGTGCTGCCGCATGCCCCGTGCCCTGCGCCGACTCTTTGTGGCCGAGCTGTGCAGTTGGATGGCGCTCATGACCTTCACGCTGTTTTACACGGACTTCGTGGGTGAGGGGCTGTACCAGGGTGTGCCCAGGGCTGAACCAGGCACCGAGGCCCGGAAACACTACGATGAAG ggGTCCGGATGGGCAGCCTGGGGCTGTTCCTGCAGTGTGCCATCTCCCTGCTCTTCTCTCTGGTCATGGACCGGCTGGTGCAGCGATTTGGCACCCGAGCAGTCTATCTGGCCAGCGTGGTGGCTTTCCCTGTGGCTGCTGGTGCCACGTGCCTGTCCCGCAGCGTGGCTGTGGTGACCGCCTCGGCTGCCCTCACAGGGTTCACCTTCTCTGCCCTGCAGATCCTGCCGTACACGCTGGCCTCCCTCTACCACCGCGAGAAGCAG GTTTTCCTGCCCAAATACCGTGGAGACGATGGAGGTGGTGCCAGTGAGGACAACCTGATGACCAGCTTCCCGCCGGGCCCCAAGGCCGGATCTCCCTTCCCCATCGGACACATGGGTGCTGGAGGCAGCAGCCTGCTCCCCTCTCCACCTGCGCTCTGCGGGGCCTCTGCCTGCGACGTCCCCATGCGTGTGGTGGCAGGCGAGCCCCCCGAGGCCCGGGTTGTTCCTGGCCGTGGCATCTGCCTGGACCTTGCCATCCTGGACAGTGCCTTCCTGCTGTCCCAGGTGGCTCCCTCCCTGTTTATGGGCTCCATTGTTCAGCTCAGCCAGTCTGTCACCGCCTATATGGTGTCGGCTGCAGGCCTGGGTCTGGTTGCCATTTACTTTGTCACACAGGTAGTATTTGACAAGAGCGACTTGGCCAAATACTCAGTGTAG